The window TCAGCCATGGACTACTATGCCGACCAAATATGGGCGCTTAACAATATCTCTGCCCGGCaaattcatccttcaacgGACATTTGATTATTCTGCAACTATATTTTCAGCACTTAAAGTATTGAAAGGAATTCACCGTTTAAAGACGAGGAAAGTGAATTGCAAAAGGATTTTGGCTACTGTACTTATTGCGCTATATTTGGTCGTTCAACAAGGAAATTTCCATGCACAATATACAAGATACAAAGCGTTGGTATCTTTGAAGGCAACGTTAAAAGCGTTACAGGAACTTAGCGTTCTTTGCCACAAGTATCATATCAAACTAAAAGAACTTAGTATCTATAAGCCTTTGACAAAATCTTTGCCGAATTGTGGTCCTGACAGTACTATTttgaaaatcaaagatcttctgTCATCATGCTTGGATCTGCTGTTTtacaaattgaaagatatgACTCAGaatttggttcttctttgcagcACTACCTCGTTAGCGAAGTACTGCGAAATTTATAACTTGGAGATGTCCGATTTATTCCATTATTTTAATGAACCTGccattgaagttgaagagaaagccAAGAGAGTTCTCACAGCAAAGAAGTTCATGTTATGCACACTACTTTCCTTCAATTACGAAAATGATACATGTAATGCTCCCATAACAAATTTCTTAATGAAGGCTTTCCCAGATTATGAATATAATTATGAGAAATTGTCACCTgtcaaaaatatcaacaaatACAGAGAGGTTACAGAAAACATGCAGCAGCTGAAGGATTTAGTCATCCCACTGACAGCATCATTAATCAACCATAAAAGCATCTTATTTTCAACGGTAGAGACCCCACCTGATAGCGCAGATGCGATCAACGACAATTATAACATCAATGGCCCCTGTAAAAACCGCCAGTTGTACATGACGTTGCATTCTCTTCgaaaattggaaaatacTCTTATCGCatcagaggaagaagaagtttctcaaaaaaCCAAGGAAGTTGTAAAATGTCAATTGCAGCAAATATTATCAGCGTGGCAAAGTTATGATACGACCAAACCTGACAAGAGACAACCCCAGATATCATCTCCAAATCCCGGCTTTTCGTTAAACATtttaagaagaagatcgtCACTCCAAGGGCATAAAGCAGTGGGCGACGAGAAGCCGCGCCTTAGAGGAAAGGTAGATTTCGAACAAGTTGACGAGACACACTCTGATATCGAGTATGACTCAGATAATGAACATCCTAAACACGACGTTACTCTGGGAGTGTGTTACGAAAAGGTTCATGCTGACTCCGTACTAACAGCAAACGATAACATTGCTCGAAAAAATCAGGAGTTACGTGAACTTAGTGACGAAGAGTTACGACGTAAATTAGACGA of the Torulaspora delbrueckii CBS 1146 chromosome 7, complete genome genome contains:
- the INP2 gene encoding Inp2p (similar to Saccharomyces cerevisiae INP2 (YMR163C); ancestral locus Anc_2.347), encoding MREEVKEPSIQFPGLQIFSSWKVGSPSGRGLQRIPSKPAFNSQFLPSEETLATVSHNDSPLAPHASWIKFPERKSTELHDYSPTVVGSDCFERYEVAEKTQVTDFWTRITDGIFKDLFCDSDGQFHEEFQYTVISSDFLNDPEGFRFSFTGKKSIMDFHKPLEVRQPWTTMPTKYGRLTISLPGKFILQRTFDYSATIFSALKVLKGIHRLKTRKVNCKRILATVLIALYLVVQQGNFHAQYTRYKALVSLKATLKALQELSVLCHKYHIKLKELSIYKPLTKSLPNCGPDSTILKIKDLLSSCLDLLFYKLKDMTQNLVLLCSTTSLAKYCEIYNLEMSDLFHYFNEPAIEVEEKAKRVLTAKKFMLCTLLSFNYENDTCNAPITNFLMKAFPDYEYNYEKLSPVKNINKYREVTENMQQLKDLVIPLTASLINHKSILFSTVETPPDSADAINDNYNINGPCKNRQLYMTLHSLRKLENTLIASEEEEVSQKTKEVVKCQLQQILSAWQSYDTTKPDKRQPQISSPNPGFSLNILRRRSSLQGHKAVGDEKPRLRGKVDFEQVDETHSDIEYDSDNEHPKHDVTLGVCYEKVHADSVLTANDNIARKNQELRELSDEELRRKLDEGILKLAVENKQGREKLRTQKSFELLKRLKKNKTTKSNRHTSILSVDDSLDGKSRPLYQAKFSSEDSIPVLYELEELLENRQ